DNA from Pseudobdellovibrionaceae bacterium:
AGAAGCCTAAACCTTCGAATTGCTTTGGTTCGGTGCCGATCGGCGTGGTTCTGTCGATCAGATCGTTGGTGAGGAGGTAGTTCACCCTTTCTCCAAAGTAGTGACGGAGTTTGAATTCCGATTCCATCGACTTTGAAAACGAGGTCGTGCCGAACGTAAACCCGACGATTCCGGTATTGGCGGGGAACCCATCGACGAGGTAAACCGCGGCTCCGCCGAAACACTTCGGACTTCTTTCGTGAAAGGGCGCATCGCATGGAGGAGCGGCGGTCTCTCCCGGCGGGATATAAACGTTGTCACTTGCGCGTTGGTAGACGTAAGGAAAAAAGCTAATCGCGCGGCAGCGGTCCGGACGATTCGTGGCCCAGGTGAATTTAGTCGACGAATAGAAGAGACGTGCCTCTTCGATGCTGAGCGAGCAGGTCGTGGTGGAGCCGCGAACTGCGTTGGGCTCGACTTCGCAAACTTTATGCGTATGGAAAACCGGGGCGGGTGTGCCGTCCCAAGCCGTCGAGACCTCCAAGGTCAGCGGCGAGAGCGTCGCCGGATCCGGAGTGGGGGTGGGCGTCGGAGTCGGCGTGGGCTCGACAACCGAAGAACCGTCATTGGAACCACCGCCCGGAGGGCTGCAACCCAGCGCGAGTCCGAGGCCCACAAGAATACCCATCAACACAGCGGCTTCCGCGATTTTCAGAGAGGCTTTCATCATGATTCGAGCGTCTCATAATTTCCGGAAGGCCCGCAACGGGACCCCTCGCTAAAGGTCGAGGCTTTCAAGTCTTCTTAAGCTGATTCCAGCGCTTTTCCGCGAGCGCTCGCGCCCAGGTAAATTAAGAAAGCCAAAAGCACCGCGCCGACGGACAAAAGAATCAGCCACTTGAAATCCCCCGTCTGGGGAAGCAGGCTCGCGAGCCCCAAAAGTACGAAGGTCATCGCGTTGTTCAGAACGCTCGCGAAGCCGTTCACGCGGCCGCGCTCACCCGCCGCGATGGACTCCTGTCGCAGTTGCGTTTCGCCGAGCATGAAGCCGTAAAGCCCGATGCGCGAGAAAAGAACTGCGCCCAAAAACGCGAAGGTCGTGAAGCTCGTGAGGGCGAAAAACTCCGCCCGCGCGAAGGCGAGACCCGCCCCCACGACGGTGATCGTTTGGAAGCCCAGAAAAATCCCCGCGGCGCGGGTCAGCCCGAAGCGCCGGTACGCCAGCGGAAAAAGAAACGTCGCCGCCAAACCGAAGAAAGCGCCGGCGCCGCGAAAAAGTCCGATCTGCCATTCGGGAAGTTGCCAGGCGTCTTTCAAAAATCCCGTGAGCAGCACACCGTGCGGACTGAGTGCCGAAACCCATAACAGCGAGTACGCGATCATTACGGGCGCCACGCGCTGCGTGCGGAAAAGCGCGTAGCCCGCACGGACGCGCGCCGCGAACCCCAAGCGCGTTTCGGTGCTGATCTGGACGTTCGCGCGCGAGAGCTCGGGGCGATCGCGAAAGACCGAATCGAGGATCAGCCATTCGGGCAGAAACGAAATCATGTTCCACGCGGCGACGGCCGCGAATCCGTAAAGGGGCGAAGTGAAGGCCACGATCAAAAGTCCGGCCGCGACCGGCGCGCCCACTTCGGTCGCCAGGTCCACTTGACGAAAACGGCTATTGAAACGGGTCAAAGCGTCGCCCACGAAAAGCGACGGCGCCAAATCGGCCGCGATGGCGATGTCCATCAGGATGGCGCCCAAACTTCCGAGGACTCCCGCGCATGTCAGCGCCGCGAAGAAGAAAAAGAATTCGAGATCCCCGCGGGGATCTCCGATCAGCGTGAGTCCGACCAGACTCCCCAGCACGCCCAGAAACTGAAGGCCGAGTCCCCAACGCGTCACCCACCGGCGCGAGCGCGTGTCGATCAGTCCCGCGATCCGCGGGGTGAGCAGAAGGCTGAGCGCTTTCACGCCGAGATAAAAAAGCGACGCGAGATCCAGTCGCCCCGGCCACAGGGCGAGCAGCGTGAGCGGCAGCGCGAAGTCCCAGGCCTGGTCCCCCGCGCGGGTGAACAAGCGCCCCCAAAGAAGGCGCGTTTCGATGCGCACTTTTTAAAGTCCCAAACGATCCGCGGTTTCCAAGTGACGACGGAACGCCGGGCGGTCTTGGCACAGGTTCACGTAAGCTTTGAAACTCGCGCGTGCGGGAATCGCGTTCGTCATCAAGGCGTAGCTCAACTGCGACGACAACGCGAGATCCGCCGTCGAGAAACGGTTTTTCAAAACAAAGCCGTCCCGAATGGCGTGTTCGACCGTATTCAGCACCGCTTCGAACGTCCCGTGGCCGATGTAGCTCGACGGCGGGGTCTGCGCGCGCGGGAAAATCTGATCGACCATGCCCGGTTCGAAAACCGAAGGGGCGAAGAACAGCCAGCGGTAGTAAGCGCCGCGCTGGGGATCGGTCACGTCGGGCGCAAGTCCCGCCTGCGGGAAGGCATCGGCCAGGTAGGTGGCGATGGCGGTGCCTTCCGTGATGACGACGCCCCGGTGCTCGATCATCGGAAGTTTTCCCATGGGATTTTTCGCAAGGAACGCGGGAAGTTTCTGCTCACCCTTCATCATGTCGATCCGCTTGACGTCGTAGGGCGCGCCGACTTCTTCGAGCATCCAATGGATGCTGCGGGCGCGGGACATGGGGTGATAGTAAAACGTGACTTTTTCGGACATGAAGCCTCCCTGATGAGGGGAAGCTTAGCGGGAGATGTCCTGATGTCAATTCGTGGGTTGACTTGCCGGTTGCCGATCGCGCGCGGCTTCTTCTTCGCGGACTTCACGGGCGTTGGAGCGCAGCATGAAGCTCTTCTGCATCGCCTTCAAGAGGACCACGGCCTCGTCCAAGGCTTCGACGGCGCGACGGCTGGAGCGCGGCAGATCCGGTGCGACTTCGGCCAGCGCGGGC
Protein-coding regions in this window:
- a CDS encoding glutathione S-transferase family protein — its product is MSEKVTFYYHPMSRARSIHWMLEEVGAPYDVKRIDMMKGEQKLPAFLAKNPMGKLPMIEHRGVVITEGTAIATYLADAFPQAGLAPDVTDPQRGAYYRWLFFAPSVFEPGMVDQIFPRAQTPPSSYIGHGTFEAVLNTVEHAIRDGFVLKNRFSTADLALSSQLSYALMTNAIPARASFKAYVNLCQDRPAFRRHLETADRLGL
- a CDS encoding ABC transporter substrate-binding protein, whose translation is MRIETRLLWGRLFTRAGDQAWDFALPLTLLALWPGRLDLASLFYLGVKALSLLLTPRIAGLIDTRSRRWVTRWGLGLQFLGVLGSLVGLTLIGDPRGDLEFFFFFAALTCAGVLGSLGAILMDIAIAADLAPSLFVGDALTRFNSRFRQVDLATEVGAPVAAGLLIVAFTSPLYGFAAVAAWNMISFLPEWLILDSVFRDRPELSRANVQISTETRLGFAARVRAGYALFRTQRVAPVMIAYSLLWVSALSPHGVLLTGFLKDAWQLPEWQIGLFRGAGAFFGLAATFLFPLAYRRFGLTRAAGIFLGFQTITVVGAGLAFARAEFFALTSFTTFAFLGAVLFSRIGLYGFMLGETQLRQESIAAGERGRVNGFASVLNNAMTFVLLGLASLLPQTGDFKWLILLSVGAVLLAFLIYLGASARGKALESA